From the Panthera leo isolate Ple1 chromosome C1, P.leo_Ple1_pat1.1, whole genome shotgun sequence genome, one window contains:
- the SMIM1 gene encoding small integral membrane protein 1 produces MQTQQSGVQYSRWDDSSRDEVHVAAVSSTEEASSWARISRKLCSGKLGIALKVLGGVALFWAVFILGYVTGYYVHKCK; encoded by the exons ATGCAGACCCAGCAGAGTGGCGTCCAGTACAGCAGGTGGGATGACAGCAGCCGGGACGAAGTCCACGTGGCTGCCGTGTCCAGCACGGAGGAGGCCTCAAGCTGGGCGAg GATCTCCCGGAAGCTGTGCTCAGGCAAGCTGGGCATCGCCCTGAAGGTGCTGGGCGGAGTGGCCCTCTTCTGGGCCGTCTTCATCCTGGGCTACGTCACCGGCTACTACGTACACAAGTGCAAATAA